One Phycisphaerae bacterium RAS2 DNA window includes the following coding sequences:
- the uspF gene encoding Universal stress protein F, with amino-acid sequence MKLERILFPTDFSELSLHALTHARSFAESYKAELHVLHVVDDAYQYWMPMGPGSVPVGPPMEELISLANSELGKFAKEHLSDAAFKVVTVSAAGRPFMEIIKYARERDMDMIVMGTHGRSGLRHALLGSVVEKVVRKAPCPVLTIRDPSHEFEMP; translated from the coding sequence ATGAAACTCGAACGCATCCTTTTCCCGACGGACTTTTCAGAATTGTCGTTGCACGCATTGACCCACGCTCGCTCTTTTGCGGAGTCGTACAAGGCTGAATTGCACGTGTTGCACGTCGTCGATGATGCATATCAATACTGGATGCCGATGGGACCGGGCAGCGTGCCCGTCGGGCCGCCGATGGAGGAGCTAATCAGCCTCGCCAACAGTGAACTCGGCAAGTTTGCGAAAGAGCACTTGAGCGATGCCGCATTCAAAGTCGTTACCGTGTCCGCCGCCGGGCGGCCGTTCATGGAAATCATCAAGTACGCGCGGGAGCGCGACATGGATATGATTGTTATGGGCACGCACGGTCGCAGCGGCCTGCGCCACGCGTTGCTGGGCAGCGTTGTTGAGAAAGTGGTGCGCAAGGCTCCCTGCCCCGTGCTGACGATTCGCGATCCCAGTCACGAATTCGAAATGCCCTGA
- the tmk_3 gene encoding Thymidylate kinase, which translates to MKRSMPHGQADSPFDLTRLRGKFIVFDGVDGAGKGAQLKRLHEALAAAGLTVVMARDPGGTVIGDRIRHVLLDYDLSAMDVRCEAFLFMASRAQLAREVIDPALAAGHVVLCDRFVSATCAYQGAAGYDPKRVIELARFAIDNTWPDLTIVIDLPPDTGFSRTGRKSNAERLNEQKKKGAVGHPVLFHDAHTDAMEARPMEFHQKVRQMFLDLPGLYPRPMAIVDGHGSVEEVEARVMEALARAF; encoded by the coding sequence ATGAAGCGATCCATGCCGCACGGGCAAGCTGACTCGCCGTTTGATCTCACGCGTCTGCGGGGGAAGTTCATCGTCTTCGACGGCGTCGATGGCGCCGGCAAGGGCGCGCAGCTCAAGCGCCTTCACGAGGCGCTCGCCGCCGCGGGGTTGACGGTCGTGATGGCGCGCGACCCGGGCGGGACGGTGATCGGCGATCGCATTCGTCACGTACTCCTCGACTACGACCTGTCGGCGATGGACGTGCGCTGCGAGGCGTTTCTGTTCATGGCGTCGCGGGCGCAACTCGCGCGCGAGGTGATCGATCCGGCGCTGGCTGCGGGACACGTCGTGCTATGCGACCGATTCGTCTCGGCGACCTGCGCCTATCAGGGTGCGGCGGGATACGACCCGAAGCGCGTGATCGAGCTTGCGCGATTCGCCATCGACAACACGTGGCCCGATCTGACAATCGTGATCGACCTGCCGCCGGACACAGGTTTCAGTCGCACCGGGCGCAAATCCAATGCCGAGCGATTGAACGAGCAGAAGAAGAAGGGTGCGGTGGGGCACCCGGTGCTCTTTCACGATGCCCACACCGATGCGATGGAAGCGCGTCCGATGGAGTTTCACCAGAAAGTGCGCCAGATGTTTCTCGATCTGCCCGGCCTGTATCCGCGGCCGATGGCCATTGTCGATGGCCACGGCAGCGTGGAGGAAGTCGAGGCGCGCGTGATGGAGGCATTGGCCCGTGCCTTTTGA
- a CDS encoding ATP-dependent protease La (LON) domain protein gives MGEVTNGTGSGVDLGRWIPIFPLPSTVLLPRVVLPLHIFETRYRRMMKDALADQRALCVALLMPGYEAKYHTLEAAIQPVVGVGRILKSEKTDDGRYYFLLQGASRARLLDEDRSGPYRRGLLEPLVPRPLTCEDECALRQEIRTLLAAPPLAEIAQQSQWMSLFKCNDLTLSDVLDVLASSLLTCPDEKQAFLSEPCVLRRAGVIRDVLRLLSSELMVANARCTKPRSWPPKCCDN, from the coding sequence ATGGGTGAAGTGACGAACGGGACGGGTTCCGGGGTCGATCTTGGGCGATGGATTCCCATCTTCCCCCTGCCCAGCACTGTGCTGCTCCCCCGAGTGGTCCTCCCACTGCATATCTTCGAGACGCGCTATCGGCGGATGATGAAAGATGCCCTTGCCGATCAACGTGCCCTTTGCGTTGCGCTTCTGATGCCCGGGTACGAAGCAAAGTACCACACCCTGGAGGCCGCCATTCAGCCGGTTGTCGGAGTCGGTCGCATCCTGAAATCTGAAAAGACGGACGACGGTCGCTACTACTTCCTGCTCCAGGGCGCTTCGCGCGCACGCTTGTTGGACGAGGATCGGAGCGGCCCCTATCGCCGGGGGTTGCTGGAACCGTTGGTGCCGCGCCCGCTGACCTGTGAGGATGAATGTGCGCTGCGACAGGAGATCCGAACGCTGCTCGCCGCGCCGCCGCTGGCAGAAATCGCCCAGCAATCACAATGGATGTCTTTATTCAAATGCAATGACCTGACCCTTTCCGATGTCCTCGATGTGCTCGCCTCGTCGCTGCTGACCTGTCCCGATGAAAAGCAGGCGTTTCTCTCCGAACCGTGTGTCCTCCGCCGTGCGGGCGTGATACGCGATGTCCTCCGGCTGCTTTCCAGCGAGCTGATGGTCGCCAACGCGCGCTGCACCAAGCCGCGCTCCTGGCCGCCAAAGTGTTGCGATAATTAG
- the lipA gene encoding Lipoyl synthase, which translates to MGPIGATITRREIIATYRPFGGGLPARDAVRYNPGMVRLNVLPTPKPGGPRLPPWLKKRLPTGDILLHTRDIVERSGVATVCEEAHCPNLIECWSKRHATFMILGDKCTRRCLFCAVDTARPDPPEADEPIRLANAVSELMLRHVVITAVARDDLPDEGAGHFAQCVRGIRAAVPDCAIEVLPADFHARDELLQTLCDAGPDIYNHNQETVERLSPFIRPAARYRRSLDVLRRVKEIRPSLFTKSGLMVGLGETRAELTRTMQDLRDVGVDILTVGQYLRPSDLHVPVVRYVPPEEFEEIGLEARDMGFLSVASGPFVRSSYNADAVYEAIHAARAS; encoded by the coding sequence ATGGGGCCGATCGGCGCGACAATCACTCGACGCGAAATTATAGCAACTTATCGCCCATTCGGCGGCGGTTTGCCCGCACGCGACGCTGTCCGATACAATCCCGGTATGGTGCGTTTGAACGTACTCCCGACCCCCAAACCCGGAGGCCCGCGCCTGCCGCCCTGGCTCAAGAAGCGGCTGCCCACCGGCGACATCCTGCTGCACACGCGCGACATTGTCGAGCGGTCGGGCGTGGCCACCGTCTGCGAGGAAGCCCACTGCCCGAATCTCATCGAATGCTGGTCCAAGCGCCACGCCACGTTCATGATCCTTGGCGACAAGTGCACGCGCCGCTGCCTGTTCTGCGCCGTGGACACCGCCAGGCCCGACCCACCCGAAGCGGATGAACCGATCCGGCTGGCCAATGCGGTTTCTGAACTGATGCTGCGCCACGTCGTCATCACCGCCGTGGCGCGCGATGACCTGCCCGACGAGGGCGCGGGGCATTTTGCCCAGTGCGTGCGGGGGATTCGCGCCGCCGTGCCCGACTGCGCGATCGAGGTGCTGCCGGCCGACTTTCATGCGCGCGACGAGCTGTTGCAGACCCTCTGCGACGCGGGGCCGGATATCTATAACCACAATCAGGAAACGGTTGAGCGCCTCTCGCCGTTCATTCGCCCGGCCGCGCGCTACCGGCGCAGTCTTGATGTGCTTCGCCGCGTGAAGGAAATCCGCCCGTCGCTGTTCACCAAGAGCGGCCTGATGGTGGGGCTGGGCGAGACACGCGCCGAACTGACCCGCACGATGCAGGACCTTCGCGACGTGGGCGTCGACATCCTGACCGTCGGCCAGTATCTTCGACCGTCCGACCTGCACGTGCCGGTTGTGCGGTATGTGCCGCCGGAGGAGTTCGAGGAGATCGGCCTCGAAGCGCGCGACATGGGTTTCTTGTCCGTAGCGAGCGGTCCGTTCGTCCGGTCCAGTTACAATGCCGATGCCGTCTATGAAGCGATCCATGCCGCACGGGCAAGCTGA